A single window of Venturia canescens isolate UGA chromosome 3, ASM1945775v1, whole genome shotgun sequence DNA harbors:
- the cnk gene encoding uncharacterized protein cnk isoform X3 yields MAYVNVAEWKTDQVCEWLKGLDTSVLPYVHGFTNNAVNGQQLLNLRSEDLEQLGVLKLGHQEIILEAVEYLRNFHYELDRENLQLLALHLSCKAHSLRNELSRQTDSKPVTTQTLSDVASVVMAVKPLVRWLDRPPFGGQLEYNDKKSQLLKLSLEMATCAQRDRFAEKPIEEIRSTCRRLAELADYVIQDIVDPMILQPASLDLATLKKRPGDDLGFYILPSFHGNHQIAEIKFGSAAHTCGKMEEGDEIVQVNYQTVVGWERKNVVELFTESPAEVLLTLKRRPRHTKVYGQIYIKPYRLPSNKKTPYATRWQHNLPSPRPELLTIPDFTMPLPRHVTKEPIPERSSITIDNSNKITASGMLTVMVGSAISATNTSDANGKRIISRIDDRGSSSSSSSSGNDSDSEIEPRLSRRLYGSKPRNLVQRRATITGASPTTKHGVDIEQFWKELKQEHSTSFQLRDKAASCAHGLDNVQSSDSRPQTCLGIEQTKQQQQRKKQRDEERKVQFDDKMRQYNCKEDISQSERMEKVVSYRTTAIGSVAISNTINHSDISVPLDKCDEICGSLQHIDNDDDDASGGGETVAVTGARKERGKLDKSYSTPAYDIDEPNLIEIIDKSSSNQTDNLVNNLTKNPTSIKTIETDTKLSNETLDTKRVAKLPSPLPTSFFDGINDEEEVKNRRENQLDIVSSVAQRVERIECMQQQQSRMNHQSHLNDKKPRDDDENSCSSSKEDDCKETGLGNFNSQVKRYGRMTTTSSVALPGSTILLETTNGESGRELKNRESSEDKTESANSYVEGVAQTFDGTNGEDSKHATGNENDGFQKMKVDPMMCTSSSSSSSSSSSSSSQQRVDTNYSNPSFAIMLNNKSDSNNSLSKGMEMNSRRLTPPEPPPRKYFSKPLSLYDTGVLPVCLDGELPSEPGMMTAVEKLVPPNVKDTDSEGYGDRGEYRDFVEKSNDFIDETLNDNSSYLIDHYGYTEIYEGPTKAVTVAVAAAAASASASMVETNTDEYESYNEKFGGSLLNSEQGHSVSRSGVDSPDGSGFSRLARPPDARVKQIVDNKDKHCEKGVVNRAMMVARSIGLHSGSNKSYGNNSPRSTRKRNLLLAKRRNVSVKEVGPGELEGWLTHRSRGAGGAWARSWFILKSSSLYRFKAQDSPKSDCLIALPGFTASTATEVKSRKNAFKVYHTGTVFYFAADSEDCLALWLDAINKATLGADTQNRTSGLFSETDESESECSGGGVVDVVSKMKSKPMNNVTKNVTSSPVQPVLPPLPPPPPPSPPSHSHEGVFGSLKKIGRKESTTGYKEHEIVGASLDRKYLRFLGSRNQNVPVPTAQFRSYRRVLPTSTANRKQASSPNSPDLRVMVAGSTFYGLSSSQSATDVPSTSQDMSDYRRTTDRSSSIRDGGGGGGGGGDRERRPEDLRGFITLEEFMLGCGQSGVGHDDPNSGGGGGVGDSGRTLSRLCNNDGASSLPRVTPLTSDHIHIRHKNFDDSSVIGSPSLGGGEGAYGDYSMSNGMIYGHPRNGQENSIRSVIEGSFHRETAKVRSTVLPEKISQQQLPLPPPPPSPSPSPQPSHDYHNRYCPDQLRATVGHSGKKSILGIGCSYEKQISASAGLYSNKEQSSTDRTRCENALSGISNEQFNNGVQNLDDKREDSKHSRFSPEIRRSRRRRHHHRYDSPPSLLSRIQSEKVRHGDGSNDSGSKVSIREQYWTRESSPLPPVQPPPLTPRRYAHGSGYAGSSGDLSRCAASSSSNTFEKVKRESEKAAVMTSSTVTREGSFEFKDRSVVGDDDGGDERLPEKNWIDSLRRGSDKKKTSSSEKARLKNVAQYQPPPIPSCPFEQDRMRAAFEMHLDKANEQQPHSQHKTNRLKSLFGGKSPQKPNTLDLPKDIPKTLLGSPRLHRALFRDKSWSQQQQQQQQQQREQREQQRQPVRSASQSPGDSGISQSLSSSSGNSQSHTLSQSFSSVSSVMSDWSPDTPTFGAKTSKACSTTENSICQTRFSSGNKNWMTPPSLPYIPPPASTPPPPLDDYPGLEYPPVFEPEGGIIGHLVRGWRNNDALVAGNQVRNASLWDIVLFHSSNLVLQD; encoded by the exons ATGGCTTATGTCAATGTTGCCGAATGGAAAACCGATCAAGTTTGCGAATGGTTGAAAG GTCTGGACACGTCGGTACTTCCGTACGTTCATGGCTTCACCAACAATGCGGTGAACGGGCAACAATTGTTGAACCTGAGATCGGAAGATTTGGAACAATTGGGGGTACTGAAGTTGGGACATCAGGAAATAATTTTAGAAGCGGTGGAGTATCtgagaaattttcattatgaGCTAGATAgagaaaatttgcaattgttaGCTCTGCATCTGTCGTGCAAGGCTCACAGTTTGCGCAACGAGTTGTCCAGGCAGACAGATTCCAAGCCTGTTACGACTCAAACTCTGTCCGACGTAGCTTCAGTGGTGATGGCTGTGAAACCTTTGGTGAGATGGTTGGACAGGCCCCCTTTTGGCGGACAGCTCGAGTACAATGACAAAAAATCACAGTTGCTCAAATTGTCCTTGGAAATGGCGACTTGCGCTCAGAGAGACAGATTCGCAGAGAAGCCTATAGAAGAGATACGAAGTACCTGCCGGCGATTAGCAGAATTAGCCGATTATGTTATACAGGATATTGTTGATCCTATGATTCTTCAACCAGCCAGTTTGGATCTTGCAACGTTGAAGAAAAGACCCGGCGATGATctg GGCTTCTACATTTTGCCGTCGTTTCACGGTAATCATCAAATAgcggaaataaaattcggcTCGGCCGCTCATACGTGCGGAAAAATGGAAGAAGGCGATGAAATAGTTCAAGTTAATTATCAGACGGTAGTCGGATGGGAACGGAAAAATGTGGTCGAATTGTTTACAGAGAGTCCGGCCGAAGTTTTGCTCACACTCAAGCGTAGACCCAGGCATACCAAAGTTTATGGTCAAATTTACATAAAGCCATACAGATTAccgagcaataaaaaaactcCGTACGCCACAAGGTGGCAACATAATCTTCCATCGCCGAGACCGGAATTACTCACCATACCCGATTTTACGATGCCATTACCAag GCATGTGACCAAAGAGCCAATTCCGGAACGATCGAGTATAACCATAGACAACAGCAATAAGATTACAGCGAGCGGCATGCTAACTGTCATGGTAGGCTCCGCGATCTCAGCGACCAATACGAGTGATGCTAACGGTAAACGCATTATCAGCCGCATCGACGACCGTGGCTCTAGTAGCAGCAGTAGCAGCAGTGGTAATGATTCGGACAGTGAGATTGAACCGCGACTGTCGAGAAGATTGTATGGAAGTAAGCCGCGTAATTTGGTACAGCGACGAGCGACGATAACTGGAGCGAGTCCGACTACAAAGCATGGGGTCGACATAGAACAATTCTGGAAAGAATTAAAGCAAGAGCATAGCACAAGTTTCCAGCTACGCGATAAAGCGGCATCCTGCGCCCACGGTCTTGATAACGTACAATCGTCCGACAGTAGGCCACAGACCTGTCTCGGTATAGAGCAAACgaagcaacagcagcagcgaaAGAAACAAAGAGACGAGGAGCGGAAAGTACAGTTTGACGATAAAATGAGACAATATAATTGCAAAGAGGATATTTCGCAATCCGAACGAATGGAAAAAGTGGTCAGCTATCGAACGACGGCAATCGGATCGGTGGCAATAAGCAATACAATCAATCATAGTGATATTTCAGTGCCTTTGGATAAGTGCGATGAGATTTGTGGCTCGTTACAACATATAGAtaacgacgatgatgatgcAAGTGGAGGAGGAGAGACTGTCGCCGTTACCGGAGCTCGGAAAGAACGTGGCAAATTGGATAAGAGTTACAGCACACCAGCTTACGACATTGACGAACCGAATCTCATCGAAATAATTGATAAGTCATCGAGCAATCAAACTGATAACTTGGTCAACAATTTAACTAAGAACCCAACTAGTATTAAGACTATTGAGACTGATACAAAATTAAGCAATGAAACATTGGATACCAAACGAGTTGCGAAGCTTCCGTCACCGTTGCCTACATCTTTTTTTGATGGGATCAACGATGAAGAAGAGGTCAAGAATAGAAGGGAAAACCAATTGGACATTGTTTCAAGCGTAGCTCAACGGGTTGAACGAATCGAATGTATGCAACAGCAACAAAGTCGAATGAATCATCAATCGCATTTGAATGACAAAAAGCCAAGAGACGATGATGAGAATTCATGCAGTAGCAGTAAAGAGGATGACTGTAAGGAGACGGGACTTGGAAATTTCAACAGTCAAGTTAAACGGTATGGAAGGATGACGACGACGTCGTCGGTAGCTTTACCCGGATCAACAATACTCTTGGAGACAACTAATGGAGAGAGCGGACGAGAATTGAAAAACCGTGAAAGTAGTGAAGATAAAACGGAATCTGCGAACAGTTACGTCGAAGGTGTTG CTCAAACTTTCGATGGAACGAACGGTGAAGATTCGAAGCATGCGACTGGTAATGAAAACGATggctttcaaaaaatgaagGTCGACCCAATGATGTgcaccagcagcagcagcagcagcagcagcagcagcagcagcagcagccaaCAGCGAGTCGACACTAATTATTCGAATCCTTCTTTCGCAAtaatgttgaataataaatcaGACTCGAATAATTCTTTGTCCAAGGGAATGGAAATGAACTCGAGGAGATTGACCCCACCCGAACCACCgcctcgaaaatatttttcgaaaccaTTGTCGTTGTACGATACTGGGGTTCTTCCGGTTTGTCTTGATGGTGAATTACCCAGCGAACCGGGTATGATGACAGCGGTAGAGAAATTAGTGCCTCCGAATGTAAAAGACACGGATAGCGAGGGCTACGGCGACAGGGGGGAATATCGTGATTTCgtcgaaaaatcgaacgatTTTATAGATGAAACGCTCAACGATAATTCATCCTATTTGATCGATCATTACGGGTACACAGAAATTTACGAGGGCCCAACGAAAGCGGTGACGGTggcggtggcggcggcggcggcatcGGCTTCGGCATCGATGGTAGAAACTAATACTGATGAATACGAGTCTTACAACGAGAAATTTGGTGGTAGTCTACTTAATAGCGAACAAGGACACTCAGTTTCACGTAGCGGAGTCGACTCTCCCGATGGTTCTGGATTTTCCCGATTAGCTCGTCCACCCGACGCGAGAGTAAAACAGATCGTTGACAATAAGGACAAGCATTGCGAGAAGGGAGTCGTTAATCGCGCTATGATGGTCGCTCGAAGTATCGGGCTACACTCCGGATCTAATAAATCTTATGGTAATAACTCGCCGAGAAGTACCAGAAAACGGAATTTACTTCTTGCCA AAAGGAGAAACGTCTCGGTAAAGGAGGTTGGACCGGGAGAACTCGAAGGATGGTTGACCCATCGAAGCAGAGGCGCCGGTGGAGCTTGGGCGAGGTCGTGGTTCATTCTTAAAAGCTCATCCCTTTACAG GTTCAAAGCTCAGGACAGCCCAAAGTCGGACTGTCTAATAGCATTGCCAGGCTTTACCGCGTCGACAGCAACTGAAGTGAAATCCCGGAAAAACGCATTCAAAGTTTATCACACCGGAACAGTGTTTTACTTTGCGGCCGATAGCGAAGATTGTCTTGCCCTTTGGCTCGATGCAATAAACAAAGCGACTCTTGGTGCGGATACTCAAAATCGTACGAGCGGTCTTTTTAGTGAAACGgacgagagcgagagcgaatGCAGCGGCGGCGGCGTCGTCGACGTCGTCTCCAAGATGAAGTCGAAACCAATGAACAACGTGACGAAAAACGTGACTTCGTCGCCGGTTCAGCCCGTGCTGCCACCACTGCCACCGCCACCACCGCCGTCTCCTCCCTCACATTCCCACGAAGGGGTGTTTGGCTCGCTGAAAAAAATAGGACGCAAGGAGAGTACGACCGGTTACAAAGAACACGAGATCGTAGGAGCGAGCTTGGATCGGAAATACTTGAGATTTTTGGGCTCGAGGAATCAGAACGTTCCTGTTCCTACAGCACAGTTCCGGAGTTACAGACGCGTATTACCAACTTCCACTGCCAATAG AAAACAAGCTTCGAGTCCCAATTCACCGGATCTCCGAGTAATGGTCGCTGGTAGCACGTTCTATGGATTGTCCTCGTCTCAAAGTGCAACCGATGTGCCGAGCACGAGCCAAGATATGAGCGATTATCGCCGAACGACCGACAG ATCGTCGAGCATACGcgacggcggcggcggcggcggcggcggcggcgatAGAGAAAGACGACCAGAGGATTTACGAGGATTTATTACGTTGGAGGAATTTATGTTGGGCTGCGGTCAGAGCGGCGTTGGCCATGATGATCCGAACAGCGGCGGCGGTGGCGGTGTCGGTGATAGCGGTCGGACGTTATCGCGACTATGCAACAACGATGGCGCTTCGTCTTTGCCGAGGGTGACTCCACTAACGAGCGATCACATTCACATACggcataaaaattttgatgacAGTAGCGTCATCGGTTCACCCTCTCTCGGGGGAGGAGAAGGAGCGTACGGTGATTATTCGATGAGCAACGGAATGATATACGGACATCCGCGAAACGGTCAAGAAAATTCTATTCGTTCCGTCATCGAGGGTTCTTTCCATCGGGAGACAGCAAAAGTTCGGAGTACGGTGCTGCCTGAGAAAATATCACAGCAGCAGCTGCCGCTGCCGCCGCCACCGCCGTCACCGTCACCGTCTCCTCAGCCTTCGCATGACTACCATAACCGTTATTGTCCTGATCAATTGAGAGCGACGGTCGGGCATAGCGGCAAAAAATCCATCCTTGGCATTGGCTGCTCGTATGAGAAACAAATTTCGGCAAGTGCCGGACTTTATTCCAACAAGGAGCAAAGTAGTACCGATCGGACGCGATGCGAAAATGCCTTGAGTGGAATTAGCAATGAGCAATTCAACAATGGTGTACAAAATTTAGACGATAAGCGCGAGGATTCCAAACATTCTCGATTTAGCCCCGAAATTCGCCGTTCTCGTCGTCGCCGCCACCACCACCGGTATGattcccctccctctctcctCTCGAGGATCCAATCTGAAAAGGTTCGTCATGGTGACGGTAGTAACGACAGCGGCTCCAAAGTTTCGATCCGAGAACAATATTGGACGAGAGAATCGAGCCCGCTACCACCGGTACAACCTCCACCTTTGACACCTAGAAGATACGCGCATGGTTCCG gATACGCAGGATCGAGCGGCGATTTGTCTCGTTGCGCCGCTTCTTCTTCCTCAAACACGTTTGAGAAAGTGAAACGAGAGTCAGAAAAAGCGGCGGTGATGACTTCCTCGACGGTAACTCGTGAAGGAAGCTTCGAGTTCAAGGATCGTTCAGTCGTCGGAGACGACGACGGCGGCGATGAACGTTTGcccgaaaaaaattggatcgaCTCGTTGCGTCGTGGTagtgataagaaaaaaactagCTCGAGCGAAAAAGCTCGGTTGAAAAACGTTGCGCAGTATCAACCTCCGCCAATACCGAGTTGTCCCTTCGAACAGGATCGCATGAGGGCCGCTTTTGAAATGCATCTGGATAAGGCGAACGAACAACAGCCGCATTCTCAGCACAAAACTAATAGATTGAAAAGCCTCTTCGGTGGCAAGAGTCCTCAAAAGCCAAATACTCTCGATCTGCCAAAAGACATTCCAAAGACTTTACTCG GATCTCCGAGACTTCATCGCGCGCTCTTTCGCGACAAAAGTTGgagccagcagcagcagcaacaacagcaacaacaacgagAACAACGAGAGCAACAACGACAACCTGTACGTTCGGCGAGTCAGAGTCCCGGAGATAGCGGTATAAGCCAGTCATTGAGTTCCTCCAGTGGGAATAGTCAATCTCATACTCTCAGTCAGAGCTTCAGTTCGGTCAGTTCGGTAATGAGCGATTGGAGCCCGGACACTCCGACGTTTGGCGCCAAAACCTCCAAG GCCTGTAGTACGACGGAAAATTCGATCTGTCAAACGAGATTTTCGAgcggaaacaaaaattggATGACGCCACCGAGTTTGCCATACATCCCGCCACCAGCGTCAACCCCGCCGCCACCACTGGACGATTATCCCGGATTGGAATATCCTCCGGTCTTTGAACCCG AGGGGGGAATCATCGGGCATCTGGTGAGGGGGTGGAGGAATAACGACGCTCTCGTTGCTGGAAATCAAGTACGAAATGCAAGCCTCTGGGATatcgttttatttcattcatcaAACTTGGTTTTGCAAGATTGA